From Macrobrachium nipponense isolate FS-2020 chromosome 6, ASM1510439v2, whole genome shotgun sequence, a single genomic window includes:
- the LOC135216589 gene encoding uncharacterized protein LOC135216589 — MKTCFSVFEGFSLRKSWSCYRVWAYRFFGLIFFTMILVSAHVPRYSGYMVRSLDGPISAYDPEFLGYIENEVLLPPSTQPYNLLGKDNIALKGIDNSEVFYRHVVEELLKNKVSRFFSTCT, encoded by the exons ATGAAGACGTGTTTTTCTGTATTCGAAG GTTTCTCCCTCAGGAAATCGTGGTCATGTTACCGCGTATGGGCATACCGCTTCTTCGGCCTCATATTTTTTACAATGATTCTGGTGTCAGCCCACGTACCCAGATACAGTG GTTATATGGTACGGTCCTTGGATGGTCCTATATCTGCCTATGACCCAGAGTTCCTTGGATATATAGAAAATGAA GTCCTTCTACCGCCATCGACCCAGCCATACAATCTTTTGGGTAAAGACAACATAGCCCTCAAAGGAATTGACAACAGCGAAGTCTTCTACCGCCATGTTGTGGAAGAACTCCTTAAGAACAAGGTTAGTAGGTTTTTCTCCACATGCACATGA